In Nicotiana tabacum cultivar K326 chromosome 19, ASM71507v2, whole genome shotgun sequence, one DNA window encodes the following:
- the LOC107760307 gene encoding uncharacterized protein LOC107760307 — MAKLSTVILCLALVVVQTTAAREMPNDKGLADQKNIFGGTGGFGGIGNNGLPFAGVVSGVGGDVAGIGGGVGGGAGIGGGLGGGSLGGLGGGIGNAGVLGGVGGLGGIGGLGGGLGGGAGGGAGNLPLP, encoded by the coding sequence ATGGCGAAGTTGTCCACAGTTATCCTTTGTCTTGCTTTGGTAGTGGTTCAAACCACAGCAGCAAGAGAAATGCCAAATGACAAAGGTCTTGCTGATCAAAAGAATATCTTTGGAGGCACTGGTGGTTTTGGTGGCATTGGAAACAATGGCCTGCCTTTTGCCGGAGTTGTTAGCGGAGTAGGTGGCGACGTTGCTGGAATTGGTGGCGGAGTTGGTGGTGGAGCTGGAATTGGTGGTGGACTTGGGGGTGGTTCATTAGGGGGACTAGGTGGTGGAATAGGGAATGCTGGAGTTCTTGGTGGTGTAGGTGGATTGGGGGGTATAGGTGGTCTAGGTGGTGGTTTAGGTGGTGGTGCTGGTGGTGGTGCAGGGAACCTTCCACTTCCTTGA
- the LOC107760308 gene encoding 26S proteasome regulatory subunit 4 homolog A-like has product MGQGTPGGLNRQLPGDRKNDGDKKEKKFEPAAPPARVGRKQRKQKGSEAAARLPTVTPLTKCKLRLLKLERIKDYLLMEEEFVANQERLKPQEEKTEEDRSKVDDLRGSPMSVGNLEELIDENHAIVSSSVGPEYYVGILSFVDKDQLEPGCAILMHNKVLSVVGLLQDDVDPMVSVMKVEKAPLESYADIGGLDAQIQEIKEAVELPLTHPELYEDIGIKPPKGVILYGEPGTGKTLLAKAVANSTSATFLRVVGSELIQKYLGDGPKLVRELFRVADDLSPSIVFIDEIDAVGTKRYDAHSGGEREIQRTMLELLNQLDGFDSRGDVKVILATNKIESLDPALLRPGRIDRKIEFPLPDIKTRRRIFQIHTARMTLADDVNLEEFVMTKDEFSGADIKAICTEAGLLALRERRMKVTHADFKKAKDKVMFKKKEGVPEGLYM; this is encoded by the exons ATGGGACAAGGAACACCCGGTGGACTTAACCGGCAACTGCCCGGAGATCGGAAGAACGACGGAGACAAGAAGGAGAAAAAGTTCGAGCCGGCTGCTCCACCGGCTCGAGTCGGCCGTAAGCAGCGCAAACAGAAGGGTTCCGAAGCTGCAGCTCGGTTACCAACCGTTACACCGCTGACAAAGTGCAAGCTTCGGCTCCTAAAGCTCGAGAGGATCAAAGATTACCTGTTAATGGAAGAAGAATTCGTGGCCAATCAGGAACGATTAAAACCTCAGGAAGAGAAAACTGAAGAGGATAGATCTAAGGTTGATGATCTACGTGGTTCGCCGATGAGCGTGGGCAATTTAGAGGAGCTTATTGATGAGAATCATGCCATAGTTTCGTCTTCAGTTGGGCCGGAGTATTATGTTGGGATCTTGTCCTTTGTGGATAAGGACCAATTGGAACCTGGTTGTGCTATTCTGATGCATAATAAG GTTCTATCAGTTGTTGGTCTTCTACAAGACGATGTTGATCCGATGGTGTCTGTCATGAAGGTTGAGAAAGCTCCTTTGGAATCCTATGCTGATATTGGTGGATTGGATGCTCAGATTCAGGAGATCAAAGAAGCTGTTGAGCTTCCGTTGACTCACCCTGAGCTATATGAAGACATTGGTATAAAACCTCCTAAAGGGGTCATTCTCTATGGAGAGCCTGGGACTGGCAAAACCTTGCTTGCAAAG GCAGTAGCAAACTCCACTTCAGCAACTTTCTTGCGTGTTGTCGGAAGTGAACTGATTCAGAAATACTTGGGAGATGGGCCTAAATTGGTCAGGGAGCTCTTCAGAGTTGCTGATGATCTCTCACCTtctattgtcttcattgatgagatTGATGCAGTTGGTACCAAGAG GTATGATGCACACTCTGGTGGTGAACGTGAGATTCAGAGGACTATGTTAGAATTGTTGAACCAGCTAGatggttttgattccagaggagATGTTAAGGTGATTCTTGCTACAAATAAAATCGAAAGTCTTGATCCTGCCCTGCTGCGACCTGGCAGAATAGACAGGAAGATTGAGTTCCCTCTTCCTGATATTAAAACAAGGAGGCGGATTTTCCAG ATACACACAGCAAGGATGACTTTGGCTGATGATGTCAACCTAGAAGAATTTGTTATGACCAAGGATGAGTTTTCTGGAGCCGATATCAAGGCAATATGTACTGAAGCTGGATTGCTCGCTCTAAGAGAACGGCGTATGAAG GTGACTCATGCAGATTTCAAGAAGGCGAAAGATAAGGTCATGTTCAAGAAGAAAGAGGGAGTGCCAGAAGGACTTTACATGTGA